TTGGGCGGACTTCGGTAACAGTCAGCAGACCATATTTCCCGTCGGCGGTGAGAAAGGCAAATAGATTATCCTTGGTCAGAGCGCCGGTATTGGTTATAGGCACGCCCCGGTTGTAGATGCTGGTGAAGCTTTGGGCCGTGATGGATGTAGCAAAGCTGCCCCGGTCGGGTTCAGCTACCCGGCGCAGGAGCGTGACGCGCCGCGTGGGCCACAACGTGGTATCACGCTGTACTGCTTTGTCCTTGAGCGTCGCTAGGCTGGGCTTGCCATCAGCAGTAGGCACGTATATCAAGTCGACGAGTTGCTGGGCTTGCTGGTTTGTGCGCACAGTAAAGCCTGGCAAAGGCAGACCCGACGACAACGCCAAAAAACTGCGGCTGGTGGTATTGCGCCGCTCCTGCAGCCGTACCGTATAGCGGTGATAGTCCAACAGAGAATCGTTGTTGCGCAACGTAAGTCGAAAGCTGCGGCTGGAACTAAGCTGCTTCGTGTCGAAAACTTCGAACTTCCACTGCTCATTGCCCGATGTGGTGCGGGTATTGAACGTGAACTGGTAGGCCAGAGCATTTTGCTCGGTCAGAGTTGAATCGAGGTAAACCAGCTCAGGCTCGGCGAAATTGTTGGGATTATAGCCCGAGGCCGGGTAAACAATTGGGTTTTTGCGGGGCGAGTACGCTACTGTAATGAGGAGGCGCTTTAGCTTGATATCGCCTTTGGTTTCGGCGTATAGCTTGCTGGTAAGCGTGTCGCCGGGAGTGGTGGACGCCCGACTGGCGCTGATGTAGCGGGTACTGCCTACAAAGTTGATGTAGGGATTGGGGCTGCTGGTCGTGTCCGGGGCGCAGGCGCTGGCCAGCAGACCAGCTGCAACCGAAGCAAAAAGGGAGAAGCGGTGACGCATAGAGCGCAAAGGTCGGAAGTGAACGGCTAAGTTGGCCGGAGAAGCCCGGCAAAGAAACCAGTTTCCTACTAACGCGCCGGGCTCCTGATTCATGCCCGGCCACCAAAAAGAATTGGGCTGGGCTAGTGCCGAGTATTTTCTGGACTAGGCGGCGCAACCCCGGCCGGGCAACGTCGACTTTAGAGCCGTCTTTTCGTGCGTAACTTGCCGGACATCCATTCGGCCGTTCACTTTATTTGCTTCTATGAATTTTCGCTTTCTCGGGCTGGCCTTCTTTCTCTCGGCCGTTAGCCCTGTAGTGTTGCCCGCTTCGGCTCCGATGGCCGTGGCTCAGCAAAAACAGAATATCACCCTCGAAGATATCTGGGCCAAAGGCACTTTCCAGGCTCGCTCGGTGCCGGGTTTCAACTGGATGCGGGACGGCCGCTACTACTCCTCGCTCGACAACGGCGACCTGGTGCAGCACGACGTGACGACCGGCAAAGCCGTACAAACGCTCGTGGCTGGCCAAGACCTCAAGCTGGCCGGCAGCACCCAGCCCTTGCCCGTAGAAGGCTACTCGTTTAACTCCGACGAAAAGAAAATCCTGTTCTGGACGGCCGAGGAGCCCATTTACCGCCGCAGTTCCCGGGCCACTTACTTTGTGTACGACCGGGCCAGCAAGCAACTAGTGCCCCTGAGCGCCGGCGGCAAGCAGAGCTACGCCACCTTCTCGCCCGACGGCAAGCGCGTGGCTTTCGTGCGCGACAACAACCTGTTTGTGACCGACCTAGCCACGATGCAGGAAAAAGCCGTGACCACCGACGGCGTGCAAAACAAGATCATCAACGGCTCGACGGACTGGGTGTACGAGGAGGAATTCGAGTTTGCCCAGGCCTTTTTCTGGTCGCCCGACTCGCGGCAGCTGGCTTTCTACACCTTCGACGAAAGCCAGGTGCCCGAGTACAACATGCAGGTGTGGGGCGAGCTATACCCGCAGGACTACCGCTACAAGTATCCCAAGGCCGGCGAGAAAAACTCGGTGGTGAGCATTTCGGTGCACGACGTGGCGGCCGGCCGCACAACCAAGATGGATGTAGGCCCGGAAACCAACCAGTACATTCCGCGCATCATCTGGACCGAAACGCCCAACCTGCTCAGCATCCGGCGCCTGAACCGGTTGCAGAACAAGCTCGAAATCCTGCACGCCGACGCTGGCAGCGGTAAAACCCAGGTAATCCTGACTGACGAGGACAAGGCGTACGTGGAAGTCAACGACGACTTGCGCTACCTCGCCGATGGCAAGCAGTTCCTATTTAGCAGCGAAAAGGACGGCTACCGTCACCTTTACCTGTATGATATGAAGGGCAAGCTGGTGCGGCAACTCACTAAAGGCAACTGGGAAATCACCAGCATCGACGGCTTCGACGAGGACAAGGGCATCGTGTACTACTCCAGCACCGAGGCCTCGCCCTTGCAGCGGCAACTCTACCGCATCAACCTGAAGGGCAGCGGCAAAACCCGCCTGAGCGAGGTAGCCCACGGCAACAATACCGTCAACATCAGCCCCGACTGCAAGTATTACCTCAACTACTTCTCAGCCGCCGGCGAACCGACCACGGTGAGCCTGCGCAACGGCAAGGACGGTAAGCTGGTGAAGGTATTGGAAGACAACGCCAAGCTGCGCCAGACCCTGAGCCAGTACAACCTGGGCAAGCTCGAATTTATCAGCTTCAAAACCTCGGAAGGCGTGACGCTCAACGGCTCGATGCTGAAGCCCAGTAACTTCGACGCTACCAAGAAATACCCGGTGCTGATGTACGTATACGGCGGCCCCGGCTCCCAGACCGTGAAAGACGATGTGGGCGGCGGCATTGCCCTGACCAACTACCTTTGGCACCAGCTGCTGGCCGAGCAGGGCTACATCATCGTGTCGGTGGACAACCGCGGCACGGGTGCCCGGGGCGCTGAGTTTAAGAAGAGCACCTACGCCAACCTGGGCAAGCTCGAAACCATCGACCAGGGCGAAAGTGCCAAGTACCTGGGCACGTTGCCTTACGTAGATAAGTCGCGCATCGGTATCTGGGGCTGGAGCTTTGGAGGCTACATGACGGCCCTGGCCATGACTAAAAATGCAGACTTGTTTAAGATGGCTATTTCGGTGGCTCCCGTTACCAACTGGCGCTACTACGACTCGGTCTACACCGAGCGGTTCCTGAAAACGCCCCAGGAAAACCCCGGTGGCTACGACGACAACTCGCCCGTGCAGTTTGCTCAGCAGCTCAAGGGCAAGTACCTGCTCGTGCATGGCACCGGCGACGACAACGTGCACTTCCAGAACTCGACGGCCTGGGTCGACGCCATGGTAAAAGCCAACAAGGATTTCCAGTCGTTATACTATCCCAACCGTAACCACGGTATTTATGGAGGCAACACCCGGCTCCATTTATATCGTCAAATGACTGATTTCGTGCTGAAAAACCTGTAACTAGCCGGTGCTACGCACCGCTAACTCAGTCTTCGTACAAGAAAATGCTGCTAGGCGGCGTTTCCTTCGGATAGTTTTCGCGTAGAACGACCTTTATGCGTACTCCCCGAATGAAACGCCGTCTACTTTTTTATAGTCTGTTCCTCCTCACGGCAGTTGGCTGCCAGCGCGAAAAGCCGGTTCAGTCGGAAGCCTCCAAGCCCGTCGAAACTGCCCCAGCCCTAGCCGACTCCTTGCCCGAAGCTCCGGCTACCGGTGCTGTCAATAGCCGTTCGTGGCACCAGTTGGGGCGCCGTACTTCCCGCACGGCCCCGTTGGTGGTGTACCAGCGCGGCACTTTGCGGGCTCCGGGTAGCACCGACACCACGGCCCTGCCGCCCTCGGAAGCCCGCCTCCACGACCTCACGCTCAAGGCCAGTGAGTATTTCAAGATTGACCCTACCCAGCCCGCCGAAGTGCACGGGCGCGAAGGCACGGTGGTCCGGATTCCGGCCGGCGCTTTGGTTGATAACAGTAACCGCGTCGCTGCTAACCCCGTGTGGGTGGAAATGAAGGAGTGCTACAGCGTGGCCGATATGCTGCTCTCCAACCTGACGACGGTGACACCCGACGGGGAGTTGCTCGAATCGGGTGGTATCGTGCTGGTGCGGGCCTCAGCCCGCGGGCAGCAGCTGCGGCTGGCACCCGGGCAGGCGTTTCAGCTGGAAATGCCCGGTCCGGCCTCGCGGCGCAAGGAGCTGAAACTGTTTTACGGCCAAGGAGGCCGCGGGCAGCAGCCGGTGCGCTGGATAGCCGCCGGCCCCGCCGCCGATTTGCCCCCGCCCGCTCCCGTCGCTAGCAACGCCGACCAGATGCCAACCTATGGCAACGGTCCGGCCGACATCAATAAGCTGGTGCGCTACCCGCAAACCGCTGTCGAAAACAAAACTGAGGGCATTGTGTACGCCTCGTTTATGGTCGACGAGCAGGGCCGGGTGGAGGCGCCGAGCATCGTGCGCGGTATTGGGGGCGGCTGCGACGAAGAAGTGTTGCGGGTGTTGCGCCAAACCTCGGGCCACTGGACCCCGGCCCGTAGCGGCGGGCAGCTGGTGAAAGTAAAAATGATGCTGCCCATCCGCTTTTCTTTCCATGAAGGCTTGGCCAATTCCGACGAAACCGCCGTGGCCTCGGCTGATACTGCCGGTCCTACGCCCGTGGCACTGTCTACCGACGACGACGCCCCGGAAGAGCAGGAGGCCTCCGACCGGCGCGTGTTTACCTGCCGTAAGCTGGGCTGGCTCAACGCCGACAAACCCGTAGCCATGGGCCAGTCGGTCGACTTTACCGTGCCCGTAGATGTGGAGCCCGGCACCAGTATCCGGCTGGTGGTGGAAGGCTCGGCCGCCATTGCCGAAGCCCAACCCCAGGCCGATGGCTACGCGTTTCAGGGTATTCCCGGGGGGCGCAAAGTATTGCTTATCGGCACGCAGTACCGCAACGGCACGCCGTATCTGGCTATGCGCCGCACCGTAGCGGGGCAGGCCAGCAGTGAGGCACTGGTGTTTCAGGAAACGACGCTGGAGGATCTGGAGCGGGCAATAGAGAAAATTCAGTAGTATCTTACGGTTCAGCTTGCCGCTTATTCAGCACGCTGCCTGCCCCAATGAAGTCCTCTAGTTTGTTTCGCCCGACCAGCTCCGCACTACTTCTTGCTGTGGGGCTGGTGTTTGTGCTGGAAGTCCTGTTTTTTACGTACTGGCGCAACAGCTTGGGACCGTATTGGAGTCCGGTGCTGCTGTATGCGCTGAGCCTGGCACTGTGCCTGCTCGTGGCCCGCACTGTGCTTGGCTACCGGTTTCAGTGGCCCAGGGCGACGGCGGCGGTTTCCCCTTGGCCGCGCCTGATACTACCCGTTGGCCTGACGCTGGTTAGCTGGTTGATAACGATGCCGCTTGTGCGCAAGCTCATTGACCAGCATGCCGTAAGCTCCATTCTGGCTAAGTCCGATATTCTGCCCGCGCTGCAAGTATACGTTACCCGCTTTTTGGGGCCTGGGCTAGTGTACCAACCCATTACCTTAGGGGGATATACGTTTCTGCCTAATTACCCGCCCCTGCAGTGGTTGCCCTTCGTGCCGGCCCAGGTGCTAGGGCTCGACTACCGGGCTTGGGCATTCGGGGCGCTGCTGCTGGCCTTGCTGGTGGCCTATCAATGGCAGCTGGCGCGGCTGGCTCTGCCGTGGGGCGAATGGCTGCTCAAAGGCGTGTTGCCCGTGCTGGTACTGCACTTCACCGTGTTACGAAATGACTCCATGTTTGGCCTGACCGTGGAAAGTCTGATTGTGGGTTATTACTGTGTGCTGGCGGCCACCACCTTAAGCGCCAAGCCGTGGCTGAAGGCTCTGGGGCTGGTGCTGTGTCTGTTGTCGCGCTTTTCCTTGGTGCTCTGGGTGCCGCTCTACGGGCTGTTGCTGCTTTGGGAAAATCCGCGGCAGGGCTGGCGCACGGCTGGGTTGGCCCTAGCTGGCGTGCTGCTCGTGCTGGGGCCCTTCCTGCTCCACGACCCCACTATTTTCTTCCGGGCTCAGCTCGAAAACCTGGGTATTGCCGAAGGCGAATGGCAGCATATCGAACCGCTGGCGCCGGTGGCGGGGCCCATCCACCTGTTCAATGGCGTTGGGTTTGCGCCCTGGTTTTACGACATGGCCGGCACGCTTACCGAGCGAATTACCCGCCTGCAAATAACCCAGTTCGGGCTCTGCATCGGCCTGGTGGCTCTGGCCGGGCTGCTGTTCTGGCAGGTCCGGCACCGCTTCGACCCGCGCCTGGCGGCCCTGCTGAGTTTGAAGGCTTACCTGGCTACGTTCTACGCCTTCCTGATTATTCCCTACACTTACCTGGCTTTCGTGAGTTTGTTCACCTCGCTGTTTCTGGTACTGCTGGTCAGTCGCCAAGCGCCGTTTCTGACGCCTTTTGGAGCTTCAAGGTTGGAACAACCAGCGGTGGGAGAGGAGTAAGCCGGCTACAACTTTACGCACACGTTCTGGGGTTCGGTGAAAAAACGCAGCGCTTCCAGACCGCCTTCCCGGCCCACGCCCGAGTTTTTCATGCCCCCAAACGGCGTCCGCAGGTCACGCAGCAGCCAGGTGTTAATCCAGACCACGCCGGCATGCAGCTGGTGAGCCACGCGGTGGGCCCGGTCCAAATCGGTGGTCCAGATGGTGGCCGACAGGCCGTAGTCGGTGCCGTTGGCCCAGCTCAGGGCTTCCTCCTCCGTATCGAAGGGCGTGAGCGTGACGACCGGGCCGAAGATTTCCTCCCGGTTGGTGCGGCAGTCGGGCGCGAGGCCTTCAAACACGGTGGGTTGCAGAAAGTAGCCGTCGGCGCAGCGGCCGGGCACCTGCACGCGCTGCCCGCCGGCCAACAGCGTGCCGCCTTCCTGCTGGGCCAGCTCGATGTAGGACAAGACTTTATTCAGATGCGCCTCACTGACCAAAGCTCCCTGTCGGGAGGTTTCCACTTGCGGGTCGCCGACGGTGAGGCCGGCCACGCGGGCCAGGAACAGCTCTTTAAACTGCTCGTAAATGGGCCGTTCGATGAAGATGCGGGAGCCGCAGAGGCAGATCTGGCCCTGGTTGGCGAAGCTCGACTGAATGCTGGTGCTCACGGCCGCGGCCAGGTCGCAGTCGGCGAAAATCAGGTTGGGGTTCTTGCCGCCCAGCTCCAAGGACAGTTTTTTGAACATGGGCGCCGCGGTGCGGGCAATATGCTCCCCGGTCTTGGTGCCGCCCGTAAAGCTGATGGCCTTAATGGCCGGATGCTCCACAATGGCTTGGCCCGCGCCCGGCCCGGTGCCGTGCACAATGTTGAGCACCCCGGCCGGCAAGCCCGCTTCCTGGCACAGCTCGCCCAGCCAGTAAGCCGTGGCCGGCGTAATTTCCGAAGGCTTGGCCACCACGCAATTACCGGCAGCCAGGGCTGGGGCGATTTTCCAGGTAAACAAGTACAGCGGCAAATTCCAGGGCGAAATGCAGCCCACTACGCCCAGCGGGTGACGCACGGTGTAGTTCAACGACTGGCCTTCCTGAAAGTGGCTTTCGGAGGAAAAATGGCCGATACCGGTGCCGAAAAAGGCGAAGTTGCTGGCCGCCCGCGGAATGTCGACGGCGCGAGCCAGGGTCACGGGCTTGCCATTGTCCTGACTTTCGGCCTGGGCCAGCCGCTCCAAGTCCCGCTCGATAAGCTCCGAAATGCGCACCAGCAGCCGGCCCCGCTTTTCGGCCGGCAAAGCCCGCCAGGCCGGAAACGCGGCCTGAGCGGCGGCCACGGCCTGCGCTACGTCGGCGGCGTCAGAGTCCGGAATCTGGCTGTAGACCTGGCCGGTAGCGGGTTCGACGTTGTCGAGGTAGCGGCCGTTGGCGGGCGGTACAAACTGGCCGTTGATGAAATTCTGGAGCTGGAGCATGGCGGGTAGTGCAGGATGAGGCGTCAGCAAATCTAGCCATAGTAAACCACTACTTTTGTGGTTCGGGCCCCGCTGGCCTTTCCCGCTTATGAAACTTTCCTTTTTGGATGGCTACACGGTACCGCGTTGGTTTTGGCCGCTGGTGCTGGGTTTGAACCTGCTGCTGCACCTGCCGTTTTTCAATCAGCCGCCCAACAGTGTGCACGTGTGGCGGCAAAGCAACACGATGGCCGTGGCCCGCAACCTCTACGAGGAGGACATGAACCTGCTGCGCCCCCGCGTAGACCGGCGCAACGAGTCGGACGGCGTCACGGGCATGCAGTTTCCGAGCTACGAGTGGATTGTGGCCGTGGGCTATAAGGTGCTGGGCTTCCACGAGGCCATTCCGCGGGTTGTGACCTGGCTGATTTTTGCCAGCGGCGTGCTGGCCTTTTTCGCGTTGGTACAGCGTCTCTCGGGCTCCCGCTGGCTGGCCGCGGTGGGCGCCTGGGGCCTAAGCTGGAGCCCGGAGCTGTTCTACCATAGCATCAATGCCCTGCCCGACGTGCTGGCCTTGTCGGCGTCCGTAGCGGGCTTGTTTTACTTTCTACGCTGGTATCAGGAGCGCCGGGGCCTGGATTTCTGGCTGAGCCTGCTGCTGACCACCCTGGCCGGCCTGACCAAGCTGCAGTACTTGGTTATTGGGTTTCCCATTGCCGTGCTTATCCTGCGCGACCTGTGGCAGCGCCGCCTTGGCTGGCGCCGCGATGCGCTGCCGCTGCTGGTTTTTGCCGTTGTTACTGTCGGCTGCACCCTGGCTTGGTACGCCTATGCCGTGCGCCTGATCGAAACCTCCGGCCTGGCCGACTTTGGCCTGGAGCTGCGCCCTGCCACCGACGTGGCCGTGGCTATTAAAACGCTGACCCACAACCTGATTTCGGATATTCCCGAGCTGCTGATCAACTACGGCAACTTTGGCCTGCTGGTACTGGGTCTGGTGGCGGTGGTTCGGGGCGGTTACGTGCGCCGCTATTGGTTTGGGCCGCTGCTGGCCTGGGCCCTGGCCTTGCTGGCCTACCATATTATTGAGCTGCGCCAGATGAGTGTGCACCAGTACTACATGCTGCCGTATGTGCCGGTGCTGTTGCTGCTGGTGGTGGTAGGGGCAGGGTGGCTGGCGCAAAAGCCCAAGTGGCGCTGGGCCTTGGCCTTGCTGCTGTTGGCTCAGCCGGTGCTGGCCTTCGTGCGCATCGCGCCGGCCCGCTGGATGGGCGGGGCCCGCGAAGTGCCCACCGAGCTGTTTGAAGCCGCTACCCGGGCCGAGCTGGACAATGCCGTGCCCGATTCGGCGCTGTGCGTAGTCGGCCCCGACGAATCGGGCTGCAAGTACTTTTATTTCCTGCACAAGAAAGGCTTCGGCTACAACGAAAGCGGCCAGCTGTTTGAGCCCGTAGCGGGTGGGCAGACCTACCTGGCTAACTGCATCCAGCGCGGCGCTCAGTATCTGTATACCAACGACACCACGTTGCTGACCCAAGACCCGCGCCTGCGGCCCTACGTAGCCCGCACCGTCAAGCAAGTCGGCGACTTCCGGGTGCTGGCGTTGCGCCCGGCCACGGCTGCCTCTTCCGATTCAACTACGGCCCGATGAAAGCACGTTCTGGGCTCCTCTGGCTAGGAGTATTGCTGAGCTACCTGCTCGTTTTCGTGGCTTGGACCTGGCCGCTGGCTGCGCAGCTAAGTTCGGCCTTTCCGGCCGTTGCCGATCAAGACGGCTACATGCAGCTCTGGAACGTGTGGCATTTTCGGGAGGCCGTGCTCAGCGGGCAAAACCCGTTTTACTCTAACTGGCTGCTGTACCCGGATGGAGCCTCGCTCTGGCTGCATACCTACATTCCGGTGGCGGGCATGGTCAACGTGTTTATCGGCAACGAAATGCTGGCTCTCAACCTGACGTTGGCTGCCGAGTACGCGCTGTCGGGGCTGGGGGCCTGGCTGCTGGCCCGGCGCTGGGTGCGGCAGCCGGTGCTGGCCTGGCTGGCGGGGCTGTACTTTGCCTTTTCGCCCTACAAGATGGTGCGCCTGCCCTACCATTTCGATTTGGTGCTCACGGCTACCGTGCCGTTCTACATCCTGGCGTTTCTGCGGGCGTTCTGGTTTGAGCCCGGCCGGTTCTGGCCTCAGGTGCGCAGCTGGAAGGCCGTGGCAGCCTGCTTCGGGCTGGGCGTAATTACGTTGTTTAGCGACTACTACGTCCTGTTTGCCCTGCTGTATTTTTCCCTAGCCTACGCCCTCTGGTTCTGGTTGCAATTGGGCGCTATCAACTGGCATCGGCCCCGCACCTGGCTGATTCTGGCCGTAGTGCTCGTCGTGACGCACATTGCCATCCGCCTGATTCGGCTGGCCGGCGTGCCCGACAACTCCGGCTTCTGGTGGGGCGGCGACCTGGCTGGCTACTTTATGCCCGCCGACAACAGCCGCTGGCTCAACTTTGCCTGGGCCCGGCAGCTATATAATGATCCAAAAGCGTTTAACATGCCCGGCTCGGTCGAGAACGTCATGTTCCTGGGTTACGCTGTGCCGCTGGTGGTGCTGTTCGCTTCGTTCTGGCCCGGCCGGCCGGCTTCGCGGCGTCACGAGGATTTGCAGGGCCGGCCGCTGGCCTGGGTGCTGCTGTTTTTCGTGCTGCTCACGCTGCCCGCGCTACGGGTGCTGGGTCACGTTAATTTCAACCTGCCCAACGGCCTGCTGCACTTCATTCCCTTCTTCAACAATATCCGCTGCCCCACCCGCTGGGTGCTGCTGGTTACGCTGCTTTTGCCCATCGTCGGTTTTAGCGCCCTCGAAGCAGCCTGGGACCATGCCGCCCGGCCCGTAGCCCGCGGCTTGCTGAGCGCGGCACTACTGGCCGTGGTGCTGGTGGAGTTCTGGCCCGTGCCGCCCCCCCTGGATTCGTCGCGCCGCATGCCGGCCGCGTTTCAGGCCGTGGCCAAGCTGCCTGGCGAAGCCTTGTTTACTCTGCCCGTGGGCTTGGTAGATGGTTACCGGCAGGTGGGCAAAACCGAGCTGCGCAACTTCCTCTACCAGCCCTACTATCGCAAGAAAATCCCCTCCGCCTACATTTCCCGCGTCGCCGCCGAGCAGTTTGCCCAGTTCGAAGCCGATACCGTGATGCATACTATTGTAGTGCTGCAAGGGCTGCCGGTAGAATCGGATACGGCGGTAGCTGCTCCCTCAACGGCCGCCGCGGCCCGGTTCCGGCGGCGCTACCAGCCGGCTGGCGTGCTGGTAAGCCCCGCCTGGCGCAACGGCCCAGCCCACCGCTACCTGCGCCAGGTGTTCCCTGATTTTCAGGAGCAGAACTTTCCGGATGGTTACGTGCTGCTAGCTGCTCCCGCCGCTGAGGTACCCGCCCCTTAAGCAGAGGCCCTTTTAGCGCGCAGGCTGCTCTGCCGGCTGCGTAGACGTGTGCGTTACCGGAATATTGGTGTCGGAAATGATGTAGAGGGGACGCTGCCGTACGTTGGCGCTCAGGCGGGCAATGTACTCGCCGATGATGCCGACGGCAATGAGCTGCACGCCACCCAAAAACAGGATGCTAATCATCAGCGAGGCCCAGCCCGGCTGGTAATCGTGGGAGATAAAGCGGGAGTAGAGCGTGTAGAGCATCACCAGAAAGGCAATGCCCGACACGATAAAGCCGCTGATGGTGGCCGCCTTTAGGGGCGCGTCGGAAAAGCCGGTGATGCCGTCGAGGGCCAGCCGGATCATCTTGCGGTAGGTGTAGCCCGTTTCACCGCCGGCCCGCTCGGCCCGGTCGTATTCGATGTAGGTTTGGCGGTAGCCAATCCAGGAAATCTGGCCGCGGATAAACTTGTTCTGCTCCGGCATCTGCTTTAAGGCATCCACGACCTTGCGCGAAATGATGCGGAAGTCGCCGGTATCGACCGGAATGGAAATGCTGGTAATGCTGGCCAGTAGGCGGTAGAATAGTTTGGCGGTTAGTTTCTTGGCGGCGCTTTCTCCCTGACGGGAACGGCGCTTGGCATACACCACCTCGTAGCCTTCCTGCAGCTTGGCGTAGAGCTGGGGAATCAGCTCGGGGGGGTCCTGTAGGTCGGCATCAATGATGACTACCGTTTGGCCCGCGGCCAGGTCTAAGCCGGCCGTGACGGCAATCTGGTGGCCGAAGTTGCGGCTGAAGTCGATGTAGCGCACCCGCGGGTCGCGGGCGGCCAGGTTCTGCACCAGCGCCAGCGACTTATCCCGCGAACCGTCATTAATAAAGATAAACTCATACTGCAGGCCCATGGGGTCCAGCACGCCGCCCAGGCGCGTGTAGAGCGCCGGAATATTAGCTTCTTCGTTATAGATGGGAATGATGACGGAGATATCCACGGGCAGGAGGGGAAAGGTAGGAGAGCAGAAAACGAGCGGCAAGTGGGCTGCGGCTGGATTCAGCTAGAGCCCCAACCAGCAGGCCGGACCAAAAGCCTGCCCGGTGGTTGGGGCACGAGGCAGGGTTACGAAAGTGACAAAGTCAGGCACTGCAGCGCGTAACCAGTGGGTTGCCAACAAAGGTACTAACCAAACGGTCGGTGCTGCGAAGAGCTTAGCGCGCCAGAGGGTAGGTATTCAGAACCGGTTGCTGGCGGCTGTCGAGCCAGTACACATCAGTCGTCAAGGGGCGGATCAGCAGGTCGTCGGCCAGGATATCCCGGCCTCCGCAGATAACCTGCAGCCGGTTAACGCCCGGCACGGGTCGAAATACTACCTGCAGCCGTACCCAGTCCCCATCAACCTCAGTGGTCAGACGGCCGTCGGCGGCCTGTGAGCCAACCTCACTGCCGCCATTGAATTGCTTGACCTGCAGAAACCCGTAGCCGTAGTCCATCTTGCCGTTAACCCAAACACTGGCCTCATAGCGGGCCGTATCGGTGGGCGTGGGCAAGGGCCCGTCGTAAAGCACGGTGTTCATTTCCTTGGGCTCGTACATAGCACCCGGCGCCAGGCGGCCGCGCCGGTCGGGCTTATCCGCAAACGACTGGTAGATGACGCCCCGGTCGGTGGACGCGTAAAGGCCGCCCGCGCGCTGGGGCAGCGTGGGCAGTAGCGCCGTGGCTTTGGTGCGTTCCTGTTCCAGGGTGGTGGCCGCCAGTGCCGCTACGGGCAGCTCGTACAGCGTGATGTTGTCTACCTTCACGAGCTGTTTGGCAATGCTTACCAGCCGCTGCTCGGCCGGTGTCAGAGCATCCGCCGTGACCAGTAGCAGGATGGGTTTATCCGAAGGAAACTGCTTGAGCAGAGGCTTTTCCACGAGCGGGCTGCTCAGCAGCTGCACGTGGCGCAGCATGTGCTCCACGGAAGGCCGCGAAACATACGTCGACAACTCCGGCAGTCCTGTGGCAATGGCTAGCCGGTGCGCTTCGTAGATGGAGGCTCCCGAACCGCTCAGGTCGATTTTGTCGCTGCCCTTGTTCATGTACGGTAGCGGCAGAATGGCCTGAAAGTCTTTGGGCGTGCGGCTCGACCAGCTTAGTTGCTGTACCAGGTTGTTTTTCGGGCTCAAAAAAGCGGCAGCCCCGAAGCCTTGCTCGGCTGCTTTGGCTTTCGATGAAATATTAATCCAGGCTTCACCCGCCCACACCAGCAACAGCAACGGCACCCAGGGCGCGGCCAAGATGGGTAGGCGCCGCAGCTGTTGGTAGCGCAGCAGCCGGTACAGATGGTACGCGGCATAGGTACTCATTACGTAGTAGAAGGGCCAGGCAAAGCGGCCCAGCGCCCGAAACTGCTTCAGCGGCCCCAGGTAGTCAACCAAGTGCTCGAAGCCAGGAAAGATGAAGGGAACAGCAAAGGAAAACAGCAGCAGCAAGGTGGCGGCGCCCAGCCCCGCCGACAGGTGCGCGGGCATGAGCTGACGCGTGAGCAGGCGCTTCGGA
Above is a genomic segment from Hymenobacter cellulosivorans containing:
- a CDS encoding aldehyde dehydrogenase; the encoded protein is MLQLQNFINGQFVPPANGRYLDNVEPATGQVYSQIPDSDAADVAQAVAAAQAAFPAWRALPAEKRGRLLVRISELIERDLERLAQAESQDNGKPVTLARAVDIPRAASNFAFFGTGIGHFSSESHFQEGQSLNYTVRHPLGVVGCISPWNLPLYLFTWKIAPALAAGNCVVAKPSEITPATAYWLGELCQEAGLPAGVLNIVHGTGPGAGQAIVEHPAIKAISFTGGTKTGEHIARTAAPMFKKLSLELGGKNPNLIFADCDLAAAVSTSIQSSFANQGQICLCGSRIFIERPIYEQFKELFLARVAGLTVGDPQVETSRQGALVSEAHLNKVLSYIELAQQEGGTLLAGGQRVQVPGRCADGYFLQPTVFEGLAPDCRTNREEIFGPVVTLTPFDTEEEALSWANGTDYGLSATIWTTDLDRAHRVAHQLHAGVVWINTWLLRDLRTPFGGMKNSGVGREGGLEALRFFTEPQNVCVKL
- a CDS encoding ArnT family glycosyltransferase, giving the protein MKLSFLDGYTVPRWFWPLVLGLNLLLHLPFFNQPPNSVHVWRQSNTMAVARNLYEEDMNLLRPRVDRRNESDGVTGMQFPSYEWIVAVGYKVLGFHEAIPRVVTWLIFASGVLAFFALVQRLSGSRWLAAVGAWGLSWSPELFYHSINALPDVLALSASVAGLFYFLRWYQERRGLDFWLSLLLTTLAGLTKLQYLVIGFPIAVLILRDLWQRRLGWRRDALPLLVFAVVTVGCTLAWYAYAVRLIETSGLADFGLELRPATDVAVAIKTLTHNLISDIPELLINYGNFGLLVLGLVAVVRGGYVRRYWFGPLLAWALALLAYHIIELRQMSVHQYYMLPYVPVLLLLVVVGAGWLAQKPKWRWALALLLLAQPVLAFVRIAPARWMGGAREVPTELFEAATRAELDNAVPDSALCVVGPDESGCKYFYFLHKKGFGYNESGQLFEPVAGGQTYLANCIQRGAQYLYTNDTTLLTQDPRLRPYVARTVKQVGDFRVLALRPATAASSDSTTAR
- a CDS encoding S9 family peptidase — translated: MNFRFLGLAFFLSAVSPVVLPASAPMAVAQQKQNITLEDIWAKGTFQARSVPGFNWMRDGRYYSSLDNGDLVQHDVTTGKAVQTLVAGQDLKLAGSTQPLPVEGYSFNSDEKKILFWTAEEPIYRRSSRATYFVYDRASKQLVPLSAGGKQSYATFSPDGKRVAFVRDNNLFVTDLATMQEKAVTTDGVQNKIINGSTDWVYEEEFEFAQAFFWSPDSRQLAFYTFDESQVPEYNMQVWGELYPQDYRYKYPKAGEKNSVVSISVHDVAAGRTTKMDVGPETNQYIPRIIWTETPNLLSIRRLNRLQNKLEILHADAGSGKTQVILTDEDKAYVEVNDDLRYLADGKQFLFSSEKDGYRHLYLYDMKGKLVRQLTKGNWEITSIDGFDEDKGIVYYSSTEASPLQRQLYRINLKGSGKTRLSEVAHGNNTVNISPDCKYYLNYFSAAGEPTTVSLRNGKDGKLVKVLEDNAKLRQTLSQYNLGKLEFISFKTSEGVTLNGSMLKPSNFDATKKYPVLMYVYGGPGSQTVKDDVGGGIALTNYLWHQLLAEQGYIIVSVDNRGTGARGAEFKKSTYANLGKLETIDQGESAKYLGTLPYVDKSRIGIWGWSFGGYMTALAMTKNADLFKMAISVAPVTNWRYYDSVYTERFLKTPQENPGGYDDNSPVQFAQQLKGKYLLVHGTGDDNVHFQNSTAWVDAMVKANKDFQSLYYPNRNHGIYGGNTRLHLYRQMTDFVLKNL
- a CDS encoding energy transducer TonB, giving the protein MKRRLLFYSLFLLTAVGCQREKPVQSEASKPVETAPALADSLPEAPATGAVNSRSWHQLGRRTSRTAPLVVYQRGTLRAPGSTDTTALPPSEARLHDLTLKASEYFKIDPTQPAEVHGREGTVVRIPAGALVDNSNRVAANPVWVEMKECYSVADMLLSNLTTVTPDGELLESGGIVLVRASARGQQLRLAPGQAFQLEMPGPASRRKELKLFYGQGGRGQQPVRWIAAGPAADLPPPAPVASNADQMPTYGNGPADINKLVRYPQTAVENKTEGIVYASFMVDEQGRVEAPSIVRGIGGGCDEEVLRVLRQTSGHWTPARSGGQLVKVKMMLPIRFSFHEGLANSDETAVASADTAGPTPVALSTDDDAPEEQEASDRRVFTCRKLGWLNADKPVAMGQSVDFTVPVDVEPGTSIRLVVEGSAAIAEAQPQADGYAFQGIPGGRKVLLIGTQYRNGTPYLAMRRTVAGQASSEALVFQETTLEDLERAIEKIQ